A genomic region of Tsukamurella pulmonis contains the following coding sequences:
- a CDS encoding sulfite exporter TauE/SafE family protein: MPDITTTTLLLLLLAALAAGWVDSVVGGGGLIQLPALLIAFPTAAPIHLLATNKMASIAGTTTSSITYWRRVRPDWRTAVALSVPAFAGAIAGSIIASHIPRSAFNPIILAALITVFVYTLRQPDLGDETNLRYRGHRHLVTAGLAGFAIGVYDGALGPGTGSFLVFAMVGLMGYAFLEASAKAKVANLATNLASLVVFLPQGAGYWKLGVAMACANVAGGYLGARTAVAKGSGFVKVVFLVVVSAFICKIGYDVVMQFVR; encoded by the coding sequence GTGCCGGACATCACCACCACGACGCTGCTCCTCCTGCTGCTCGCCGCCCTCGCGGCCGGCTGGGTGGACTCCGTGGTGGGCGGCGGAGGGCTGATCCAACTGCCCGCGCTGCTGATCGCGTTCCCGACGGCCGCGCCCATCCACCTGCTCGCGACCAACAAGATGGCCTCCATCGCGGGCACGACCACGAGCAGCATCACCTACTGGCGGCGCGTGCGGCCCGATTGGCGCACCGCCGTCGCCCTGTCCGTCCCGGCCTTCGCGGGAGCGATCGCAGGCTCGATCATCGCCTCGCACATCCCGCGCTCGGCGTTCAACCCGATCATCCTGGCGGCGCTGATCACCGTCTTCGTCTACACGCTGCGCCAGCCCGACCTCGGCGACGAGACGAACCTGCGCTACCGGGGGCACCGGCACCTCGTGACGGCCGGGCTCGCCGGGTTCGCGATCGGGGTGTACGACGGTGCGCTCGGCCCCGGGACCGGTTCGTTCCTCGTCTTCGCGATGGTGGGCCTGATGGGCTACGCCTTCCTCGAGGCCTCGGCCAAGGCGAAGGTCGCGAACCTCGCGACCAATCTCGCCTCGCTGGTGGTCTTCCTGCCGCAGGGCGCGGGGTATTGGAAGCTGGGCGTGGCGATGGCGTGCGCGAACGTCGCCGGCGGCTACCTCGGCGCGCGGACTGCGGTCGCGAAGGGCAGCGGTTTCGTGAAAGTCGTCTTCCTCGTCGTGGTCTCGGCCTTCATCTGCAAGATCGGCTACGACGTGGTGATGCAGTTCGTGCGGTGA
- a CDS encoding GGDEF domain-containing protein: MNPESSTSRRADLRRLAGEWWEGGPSYGERIAYLRNRSLLPMVRLVVSVCALFLGVLSLVLLTVVHPLTPWVIIRLVAAGAVALFWAIRWRIGDVPTSRGAAIFFASSIIAIYAASSTQKESVAFIASLAMIATFGALILATRAFLVNAALVLAAIVASTVAVIPAQGWTVAVLGAAILVGATIGVPAVMQFGMTFSWFDTAEAGTDPLTGARNRRGLTTMWATWAMRRTPSAAHVGVIVLDLDRFKAINDAHGHHAGDETLVRVARLLRAEGAAVDAIVARLGGDEFALLIVGHAMPTYLDLAERVREGVRALPAVDGVAITASIGVAATDAPTPERELLDGLLTHADAAMYRAKRTGDAVVASPDTTAH, encoded by the coding sequence GTGAACCCTGAGAGCTCGACGAGCAGGCGGGCGGATCTCCGTCGGCTCGCCGGCGAATGGTGGGAGGGCGGGCCCAGCTACGGCGAACGCATCGCCTACCTGCGGAATCGATCTCTGCTGCCGATGGTGCGGCTCGTGGTCAGCGTCTGCGCCCTGTTCCTGGGCGTGCTCTCACTCGTCCTGCTGACCGTCGTCCACCCGCTGACCCCCTGGGTGATCATCAGGCTGGTCGCGGCCGGCGCGGTGGCACTGTTCTGGGCGATCCGCTGGCGGATCGGCGATGTCCCCACCTCGCGCGGTGCGGCGATCTTCTTCGCCTCCTCGATCATCGCTATCTACGCGGCCTCGTCGACGCAGAAGGAGTCGGTCGCGTTCATCGCCAGCCTGGCGATGATCGCGACCTTCGGAGCGCTCATCCTGGCGACACGTGCGTTCCTCGTCAACGCCGCCCTGGTACTCGCGGCGATCGTCGCCTCGACGGTGGCGGTCATCCCCGCGCAGGGGTGGACCGTCGCGGTGCTGGGCGCCGCGATCCTGGTCGGCGCCACGATCGGCGTCCCCGCGGTGATGCAGTTCGGCATGACCTTCTCGTGGTTCGACACCGCCGAGGCGGGCACCGACCCCCTCACCGGCGCCCGCAACCGGCGCGGACTGACCACCATGTGGGCCACGTGGGCCATGCGGCGCACGCCCAGCGCCGCGCACGTCGGCGTCATCGTCCTCGATCTCGACCGCTTCAAAGCGATCAACGACGCCCACGGCCACCACGCGGGGGACGAGACGCTCGTGCGGGTCGCCCGCCTGTTGCGCGCGGAGGGCGCGGCGGTCGACGCCATCGTGGCGAGGTTGGGCGGCGACGAATTCGCCCTCCTCATCGTCGGCCATGCGATGCCCACGTACCTCGATCTCGCCGAACGGGTCCGGGAGGGCGTGCGCGCGCTCCCCGCCGTCGACGGTGTCGCCATCACCGCCAGCATCGGCGTGGCCGCAACCGACGCCCCCACGCCCGAACGCGAGCTCCTCGACGGGCTCCTCACCCATGCCGACGCGGCGATGTACCGCGCGAAGCGCACCGGAGACGCCGTCGTAGCGTCACCGGATACGACGGCGCACTGA
- a CDS encoding acyltransferase family protein has product MQSRVAPLTGLRALAAAAVCLTHAAFSTGHYTDDFVGHLWARFEIGVPIFFALSGFLLFRPWVRLLQDGTGHQPDLRRYAWHRFRRVVPAYWVVVVFVYALGLVRHEPNPSGSGIDGLLRNLTFTQIYGFGHLRVGLTQAWSLAVEMAFYLALPLIGWVLTALVCRYRWRPARLLAGLAVVGAISPVWIMIAPDIERTARMWPPAYLWWFVGGMALTVAVALARRWPRWATAASLALAVAAFLVSALPAIGGPPTMVPASQVEALVKSGLYLVIAVALIAPIGFAPASRSLYHRVLGSRPMVWLGGISYEYFLVHLIVMDVLLLDVFEWPIFTGSIAIAFLATSAVSIPLAWALRAALPFGDDEGRTATQKGVTDVRTGA; this is encoded by the coding sequence ATGCAGAGTCGGGTTGCGCCGCTCACCGGGTTGCGCGCCCTCGCGGCGGCCGCGGTGTGCCTCACGCACGCCGCCTTCTCGACCGGCCACTACACCGACGACTTCGTCGGCCACCTCTGGGCGCGGTTCGAGATCGGCGTGCCGATCTTCTTCGCGTTGTCGGGATTCCTGCTCTTCCGGCCCTGGGTGCGGCTGCTGCAGGACGGGACGGGACACCAGCCCGACCTGCGTCGCTACGCCTGGCACCGGTTCCGGCGCGTGGTCCCCGCCTATTGGGTGGTGGTGGTGTTCGTCTACGCGCTGGGCCTGGTGCGGCACGAGCCGAACCCGTCCGGCAGCGGGATCGACGGGCTGCTGCGCAACCTCACCTTCACCCAGATCTACGGTTTCGGGCACCTGCGAGTGGGCCTGACGCAGGCGTGGAGTCTGGCGGTCGAGATGGCCTTCTACCTGGCGCTCCCGCTGATCGGCTGGGTGCTCACCGCGCTGGTGTGCCGCTACCGGTGGCGCCCCGCGCGGCTGCTCGCGGGCCTGGCCGTGGTGGGTGCGATCAGCCCGGTGTGGATCATGATCGCCCCCGACATCGAGCGCACTGCGCGGATGTGGCCGCCCGCATACCTGTGGTGGTTCGTCGGGGGCATGGCCCTGACCGTCGCGGTGGCCCTCGCCCGACGGTGGCCGCGCTGGGCCACGGCCGCGAGCCTCGCCCTCGCGGTGGCGGCCTTCCTCGTCTCCGCGCTGCCCGCGATCGGCGGCCCGCCGACGATGGTGCCGGCCAGCCAGGTGGAGGCGCTGGTGAAATCGGGGCTGTACCTGGTGATCGCGGTCGCGTTGATCGCGCCGATCGGGTTCGCGCCCGCGTCCCGGTCGCTGTACCACCGCGTGCTCGGCAGCCGCCCGATGGTGTGGCTCGGCGGCATCTCCTACGAGTACTTCCTGGTGCACCTGATCGTGATGGACGTGCTGCTCCTCGACGTCTTCGAGTGGCCGATCTTCACGGGGAGCATCGCGATCGCCTTCCTCGCGACCTCGGCGGTGAGCATCCCGCTCGCGTGGGCGCTGCGCGCGGCGCTGCCCTTCGGGGATGATGAGGGACGTACCGCGACGCAGAAGGGGGTGACGGATGTCCGCACAGGAGCCTGA
- a CDS encoding MFS transporter, translating to MPLVRCRGIRESDPVSTPLRRLRAPHYAWIVAGVAFVTMLGAAGFRSVPGVMMDPLHSEFGWSHATIGAAMSVNMALFGLTAPFSAALMDKLGVRPVVIGALTLVAAGTGLAVFMTDAWQLVLLWGVLVGLGTGSLSTAFVATIAMRWFVARRGLVTGVLTAASATGQLIFLPVVAALSQAHGWRTATLVVTAVAVAVIPVAGLFLRSWPSQLGLPPYGADEIAAPAARTHGAVRAAVAGLAMGARRPAFWLLAASFAICGATTNGLLQTHFIPAAGDHGMPATTAASLLAVIGVFDVVGTIASGWLTDRVDSRILLVIYYLGRGLALALLPALLSPGLAPGLLVFILFYGLDWVATVPPTMALAREHFGESTPVVFGWIFASHQLGAAVAAFGAGYIRDASGGYDPAFYTAGALCVAAAAMCWAVPRARSRTVTPEPVAA from the coding sequence ATGCCACTGGTTCGGTGTCGCGGAATCCGGGAATCTGATCCGGTGAGTACACCTCTGAGGCGCCTGCGCGCGCCGCACTACGCCTGGATCGTGGCGGGCGTCGCCTTCGTGACCATGCTCGGCGCGGCCGGCTTCCGCTCCGTGCCCGGCGTGATGATGGACCCGCTGCACTCCGAGTTCGGTTGGTCGCACGCGACGATCGGCGCGGCGATGTCGGTGAACATGGCGCTGTTCGGGTTGACCGCCCCGTTCTCGGCGGCGCTCATGGACAAGCTCGGCGTCCGCCCGGTGGTCATCGGCGCGCTGACGCTGGTGGCCGCTGGCACGGGGCTCGCGGTGTTCATGACCGACGCCTGGCAGCTGGTCCTGCTGTGGGGCGTGCTGGTGGGGCTGGGCACCGGATCACTGTCGACGGCCTTCGTCGCCACCATCGCGATGCGCTGGTTCGTCGCGCGACGGGGCCTGGTGACCGGCGTGCTCACCGCCGCCAGCGCGACCGGCCAGTTGATCTTCCTGCCGGTGGTGGCGGCGCTGTCGCAGGCGCACGGCTGGCGCACCGCGACGCTCGTGGTGACCGCGGTGGCGGTCGCGGTCATCCCGGTGGCCGGGCTGTTCCTGCGGTCGTGGCCGTCACAGCTGGGCCTGCCGCCGTACGGCGCCGACGAGATCGCGGCTCCCGCGGCGCGCACCCACGGCGCGGTTCGGGCCGCCGTCGCGGGCCTCGCCATGGGTGCGCGTCGGCCCGCCTTCTGGCTGCTCGCCGCGAGTTTCGCCATCTGCGGCGCGACCACCAACGGCCTGCTGCAGACGCACTTCATCCCCGCCGCCGGGGACCACGGCATGCCCGCCACCACCGCCGCGTCGCTGCTCGCCGTGATCGGCGTCTTCGACGTCGTGGGCACGATCGCCTCGGGCTGGCTCACCGATCGCGTCGATTCGCGGATCCTGCTGGTGATCTACTACCTCGGCCGCGGGCTCGCGCTGGCGCTGCTGCCTGCGCTGCTGTCCCCCGGGCTCGCGCCGGGCCTGCTGGTGTTCATCCTGTTCTACGGTCTCGACTGGGTCGCGACGGTGCCGCCGACGATGGCGTTGGCCCGCGAGCACTTCGGCGAGTCGACGCCGGTCGTCTTCGGTTGGATCTTCGCCTCGCACCAGTTGGGCGCCGCGGTCGCGGCGTTCGGCGCGGGGTACATCCGCGACGCCTCGGGCGGCTACGACCCGGCGTTCTACACGGCGGGCGCGTTGTGCGTCGCCGCCGCGGCGATGTGCTGGGCCGTGCCGCGCGCACGAAGCCGCACCGTCACGCCGGAGCCGGTGGCCGCGTGA
- a CDS encoding acyl-CoA thioesterase, with translation MSLGKHEFAFTAHVPVRWSDMDALGHVNHARMVTLLEEARIQWLLSAGEKYAPLIKSAFIADVAIKYKAQLYHEDSPVQVGMYIASNRTVDFTLGYEVRANGAAPESKPAILATTQMAVVDIEKRSLRRLTDEEKSYLASWSRG, from the coding sequence GTGAGCCTCGGCAAGCACGAGTTCGCGTTCACGGCGCACGTTCCCGTGCGCTGGTCGGACATGGACGCGCTGGGACACGTGAACCACGCGCGGATGGTGACGCTGCTCGAGGAGGCCCGCATCCAGTGGCTGCTCTCCGCCGGAGAGAAGTACGCGCCGTTGATCAAGAGCGCCTTCATCGCGGACGTCGCGATCAAGTACAAGGCGCAGCTCTACCACGAGGATTCGCCGGTGCAGGTGGGAATGTACATCGCCTCCAACCGCACCGTGGACTTCACCCTCGGCTACGAGGTGCGCGCGAACGGCGCTGCGCCCGAGTCGAAGCCCGCGATCCTGGCGACCACGCAGATGGCGGTGGTCGACATCGAGAAGCGGAGCCTGCGCCGTCTCACCGACGAGGAGAAGTCCTACCTGGCGTCCTGGTCGCGCGGCTGA
- the hisC gene encoding histidinol-phosphate transaminase, with the protein MATENSSRPAPLSIRPDLDALPAYVPGKSAPGAIKLASNEIVDGPLPSVAAALAEVLRDANRYPDNGAVALKAELAKLTGATEEQLHVGCGSVALCQDLVQVTCRPGDEVIFAWRSFEAYPIVTRVVGATPVQVPLTADHAHDLDAMAAAITDRTRLIFVCNPNNPTGTTVSEDALETFLQKVPPHVIVALDEAYYEYHRPNEQTGERIDGAALISRHRNVIALRTFSKAYGLAGLRVGYAIADPELIAALTKVHLPFSVSVPAQAAAIASLHANDELLARTEAVVAERVRVREALLEAGFEVPHTQANFVWLPLGTDALRFTADAAEAGLLVRGFDGAGVRVTVTVPEENDAFLAFASGWSR; encoded by the coding sequence GTGGCAACTGAGAACTCGTCCCGCCCCGCGCCGCTGAGCATCCGCCCCGATCTCGACGCGCTCCCCGCCTACGTGCCGGGCAAGTCCGCGCCGGGCGCGATCAAGCTCGCCTCCAACGAGATCGTCGACGGTCCTCTGCCTTCGGTCGCCGCGGCCCTCGCGGAGGTGCTGCGCGACGCCAACCGCTACCCCGACAACGGGGCGGTCGCACTCAAGGCCGAGCTGGCCAAGCTCACGGGAGCCACTGAGGAGCAGCTGCACGTGGGCTGCGGCTCCGTCGCCCTCTGCCAGGACCTCGTGCAGGTCACCTGCCGGCCCGGCGACGAGGTGATCTTCGCCTGGCGCAGCTTCGAGGCCTACCCGATCGTGACGCGCGTCGTCGGCGCGACGCCGGTCCAGGTGCCGCTCACCGCCGATCACGCGCACGATCTCGATGCCATGGCGGCGGCGATCACCGATCGCACGCGCCTGATCTTCGTCTGCAACCCGAACAACCCCACGGGCACGACGGTCTCCGAGGACGCCCTCGAGACGTTCCTGCAGAAGGTGCCGCCGCACGTGATCGTCGCCCTCGACGAGGCCTACTACGAGTACCACCGCCCCAACGAGCAGACCGGCGAACGCATCGACGGCGCCGCCCTGATCTCCCGGCACCGCAACGTGATCGCGCTGCGCACCTTCTCCAAGGCCTACGGCCTCGCGGGCCTGCGCGTCGGCTACGCCATCGCCGATCCCGAGCTCATCGCCGCGCTCACCAAGGTGCACCTGCCCTTCTCGGTCAGCGTGCCCGCGCAGGCCGCGGCGATCGCCTCCCTGCACGCGAACGACGAGCTGCTCGCCCGCACCGAGGCCGTCGTCGCAGAGCGCGTCCGCGTCCGGGAGGCGCTGCTGGAGGCAGGATTCGAGGTGCCGCACACGCAGGCCAACTTCGTCTGGCTCCCCCTCGGCACCGACGCCCTGCGGTTCACCGCCGACGCCGCCGAGGCCGGCCTGCTGGTCCGGGGCTTCGACGGTGCCGGCGTCCGCGTCACCGTGACCGTGCCGGAGGAGAACGACGCCTTCCTCGCCTTCGCGTCGGGGTGGTCGCGGTGA
- a CDS encoding CsbD family protein, which translates to MGIADDAKNKAEDLKGRAKEATGAVTGDDDLKAEGQADQGLAAAKEKITEAADKVKEGVDAVKDKLTGN; encoded by the coding sequence ATGGGAATCGCTGACGACGCCAAGAACAAGGCCGAGGATCTCAAGGGTCGCGCCAAGGAGGCCACCGGCGCGGTCACCGGCGACGACGACCTCAAGGCCGAAGGACAGGCCGATCAGGGCCTCGCCGCGGCCAAGGAGAAGATCACGGAGGCGGCCGACAAGGTCAAGGAGGGCGTCGACGCCGTCAAGGACAAGCTCACCGGGAACTGA
- a CDS encoding bile acid:sodium symporter family protein — MSPTSESPDNPALAAEARIARTAVTVFPLLVLVAGVVGYLTPSTFTPLAPSVPYLLGLIMFCMGLTLTPPDLASVAKRPWAVVLGIVAHYVIMPGAGWAIAHALQLEPELAVGVILVGCAPSGTASNVMAFLAKGDVALSVAVASVSTLIAPVVTPLLVLLLAGSYLPIDAGAMVLDIVKTVLLPVILGVLARRFAKGLVARALPVLPWASAIVIAFIVAIVVAGSASKLAAAGGIVFLAVLLHNGFGLGLGYLAGKVGRLDDRARRALAFEVGMQNSGLAATLATAHFSPLAALPSAVFSLWHNVSGAIVAAWLARRPIRDSARDQGAATGSRHST; from the coding sequence ATGTCGCCGACTTCTGAATCCCCGGACAATCCCGCCCTCGCGGCGGAGGCGCGGATCGCGCGGACGGCGGTCACCGTGTTCCCGCTCCTGGTCCTGGTGGCCGGTGTCGTCGGCTACCTGACGCCGAGCACGTTCACGCCTCTGGCGCCGTCGGTGCCGTACCTACTCGGCCTGATCATGTTCTGCATGGGACTCACGCTGACCCCGCCCGATCTGGCGTCGGTCGCGAAGCGGCCCTGGGCGGTCGTGCTCGGCATCGTCGCGCACTACGTGATCATGCCGGGCGCGGGCTGGGCGATCGCGCACGCGCTGCAGCTCGAGCCGGAGCTGGCGGTGGGCGTCATCCTCGTGGGCTGCGCCCCGTCGGGGACGGCCTCGAACGTCATGGCCTTCCTGGCCAAGGGCGACGTGGCGCTGTCCGTCGCCGTCGCGAGCGTCTCGACGCTCATCGCGCCGGTCGTCACGCCGCTCCTGGTCCTCCTGCTGGCCGGTTCCTATCTGCCGATCGACGCCGGCGCGATGGTGCTCGACATCGTCAAAACCGTTCTGTTGCCGGTGATCCTCGGCGTGCTCGCGCGCCGCTTCGCGAAGGGGCTCGTGGCGCGGGCGCTCCCGGTGCTGCCGTGGGCGTCCGCGATCGTCATCGCGTTCATCGTCGCGATCGTCGTGGCGGGCAGCGCGAGCAAGCTCGCCGCGGCGGGAGGCATCGTGTTCCTCGCCGTGTTGCTGCACAACGGCTTCGGACTGGGGCTGGGCTACCTCGCAGGCAAGGTCGGGCGTCTGGACGACCGTGCTCGTCGCGCGCTGGCCTTCGAGGTCGGCATGCAGAACTCCGGCCTGGCGGCGACGCTGGCCACGGCGCACTTCTCGCCGCTCGCCGCCCTGCCGTCCGCGGTCTTCTCGCTGTGGCACAACGTCTCCGGTGCGATCGTCGCGGCGTGGCTCGCGCGCCGGCCGATCCGTGACTCGGCCCGGGATCAGGGGGCGGCGACGGGCTCGAGGCACAGCACGTAG
- a CDS encoding MaoC family dehydratase N-terminal domain-containing protein, translated as MPNNDPAAPALTPEQISERAASAVGHSYIHPDTYLVGREKVREYARASQFTAPVHFDVEAARAAGHADLVAPPMLVSVAGVVANRALFDDEVLGYGASQLMQADESMTYHRPIVAGHELTCHVHVDKHRRVGGFDMVTIRNEMYSQDSEHLVTFSTTLIGGSPDGEAADFGDAAEQVVMHGVINA; from the coding sequence ATGCCGAACAACGACCCCGCCGCCCCTGCGCTGACCCCGGAACAGATCAGCGAGCGTGCCGCATCCGCGGTCGGCCACAGCTACATCCATCCCGACACCTACCTGGTCGGCCGCGAGAAGGTGCGCGAGTACGCGCGCGCCTCCCAGTTCACCGCGCCGGTGCATTTCGACGTGGAGGCGGCCCGCGCCGCGGGCCACGCCGATCTCGTCGCGCCGCCGATGCTGGTGAGCGTGGCGGGCGTCGTGGCCAACCGCGCCCTCTTCGACGACGAGGTGCTCGGCTACGGCGCCAGCCAGCTGATGCAGGCGGACGAGTCGATGACCTACCACCGGCCGATCGTCGCCGGGCACGAGCTCACCTGCCACGTGCACGTCGACAAGCACCGCCGGGTGGGTGGATTCGACATGGTCACCATCCGCAACGAGATGTACTCGCAGGACTCCGAGCACCTCGTCACGTTCTCCACCACGCTGATCGGCGGCTCCCCGGACGGCGAGGCCGCCGACTTCGGTGACGCGGCCGAGCAGGTCGTGATGCACGGCGTCATCAACGCCTGA
- a CDS encoding DUF6578 domain-containing protein — MPLDVSLVYVHISNWEYQCCGEVPRIGSTVRGSLTLHPSRRPGYPAPEVLDWDPSTGLVVVGDLYAQLGFSVTDPYRTDLIVSLGWHDEGPAPVVAGTVEVLLEETGIYVRERTGELDIAPSSVSYRAVQEATMWPEDRPEPGGPAAAGVVAGVRLADARSEGLRLFSEAAG, encoded by the coding sequence TTGCCGCTGGACGTGTCGCTGGTGTACGTCCACATCTCGAACTGGGAGTACCAGTGCTGCGGTGAGGTGCCGCGGATCGGTTCGACGGTGCGCGGATCGCTGACCCTGCACCCCAGCCGCCGACCGGGCTACCCCGCACCCGAGGTCCTCGACTGGGACCCGTCGACCGGGCTGGTCGTCGTGGGGGATCTGTACGCGCAACTCGGCTTCTCGGTGACTGACCCCTACCGCACCGATCTCATCGTGAGCCTGGGCTGGCACGACGAGGGGCCCGCCCCGGTGGTGGCCGGCACCGTCGAGGTGCTGCTCGAGGAGACCGGGATCTACGTGCGCGAACGCACAGGCGAGCTGGACATCGCGCCGAGCAGCGTCTCCTACCGGGCCGTGCAGGAGGCGACGATGTGGCCGGAGGACCGCCCCGAGCCGGGCGGGCCGGCGGCCGCGGGGGTCGTCGCGGGCGTGCGGCTCGCGGACGCGCGGTCCGAGGGCCTGCGCCTGTTCTCCGAGGCCGCGGGCTGA
- a CDS encoding LppU/SCO3897 family protein: protein MSTLSAGPSCRFCGASPAIDTTVRGHQGFLIVMRFLKQPGPYCRDCGIATVRAMSAKSLWQGWLTFLSVAVNPLTLLWNLVVRIRLHRLPPIQRPGFAHPMETGKPLYLRLGMLGLLIPLAVLGWLLYNKFVVHEIDGTGARSGACVATSSDRLTVVVPCDDADADYRVVGRLENTKDAGGCSSYPGSTRTFTETRRSTPYVLCLEPVAAP from the coding sequence ATGAGCACCCTTTCCGCCGGCCCGAGCTGCCGGTTCTGCGGCGCGTCCCCCGCGATCGACACGACAGTCCGCGGCCATCAGGGCTTCCTGATCGTCATGCGCTTCCTCAAGCAGCCGGGGCCGTACTGTCGCGATTGCGGCATCGCCACCGTCCGCGCGATGTCCGCCAAGAGCCTGTGGCAGGGATGGCTGACGTTCCTCTCCGTCGCGGTCAACCCCCTCACCCTGCTGTGGAACCTGGTGGTCCGCATCCGTCTGCACCGGCTGCCGCCGATCCAGCGCCCAGGCTTCGCGCACCCGATGGAGACGGGCAAGCCGCTGTACCTGCGCCTGGGCATGCTCGGCCTGCTCATCCCTCTCGCCGTCCTGGGCTGGCTGCTGTACAACAAGTTCGTCGTCCACGAGATCGACGGCACCGGCGCGCGCAGCGGTGCCTGCGTCGCAACCTCGAGCGACAGGCTCACCGTCGTGGTCCCCTGCGACGACGCGGATGCCGACTATCGGGTGGTCGGCAGACTGGAGAACACCAAGGACGCGGGCGGTTGCTCGAGCTACCCCGGTTCCACCAGGACTTTCACCGAAACTCGCAGGAGTACGCCCTACGTGCTGTGCCTCGAGCCCGTCGCCGCCCCCTGA
- a CDS encoding GlxA family transcriptional regulator yields MHTVAVLLLEPIVGFDAAIPPLCFSEATDEQDRPLYRVVTCGVGGRPVRATGGYAIVPEAGLEVLAEADTLIVPGTKIAGPRFEGTLPDEVRAALATVRPGTRIVSICTGAFVLAAAGLLDGRDVTTHWKYGAQLRKLYPRVGLVEHVLFTDDGEVLTSAGLAAGVDLCLHLIRTDHGAAVANKVARHCVVPPAREGTQAQFVDVPVPVSGAGSTVEPRDWAVRNLHENLSVEVLARRAGMSVRTFNRRFREETGQTPGAWILRRRLDRARELLETSELPVDAVAQESGLGTGASLRAHLRRDTGMTPLGYRRAFREPRGA; encoded by the coding sequence ATGCATACCGTGGCCGTGCTGCTGCTCGAACCGATCGTCGGATTCGATGCGGCGATCCCGCCGCTGTGCTTCTCCGAGGCCACCGACGAGCAGGATCGCCCGCTCTACCGCGTGGTGACCTGCGGCGTCGGCGGCCGCCCCGTGCGCGCCACCGGCGGCTATGCGATCGTCCCCGAGGCCGGGCTCGAGGTGCTCGCCGAGGCCGACACGCTGATCGTCCCCGGGACCAAGATCGCCGGGCCGCGATTCGAGGGCACCCTGCCCGACGAGGTGCGCGCCGCGCTCGCCACCGTGCGGCCGGGCACGCGCATCGTCTCGATCTGCACCGGTGCCTTCGTGCTCGCCGCGGCGGGCCTGCTCGACGGCCGCGACGTGACCACCCACTGGAAGTACGGCGCCCAGCTGCGCAAGCTCTACCCGCGCGTCGGCCTGGTCGAGCACGTGCTGTTCACCGACGACGGGGAGGTGCTCACCTCCGCGGGACTCGCCGCCGGCGTCGACCTGTGCCTGCACCTGATCCGCACCGATCACGGTGCGGCGGTGGCGAACAAGGTCGCGCGGCACTGCGTCGTACCGCCCGCCCGCGAGGGAACCCAGGCCCAGTTCGTCGACGTGCCCGTGCCCGTGAGCGGCGCGGGCAGCACCGTCGAACCCCGGGACTGGGCGGTGCGGAACCTGCACGAGAACCTCTCGGTGGAGGTACTCGCGCGGCGCGCAGGGATGTCGGTGCGCACGTTCAACCGGCGCTTCCGGGAGGAGACGGGGCAGACTCCCGGTGCCTGGATCCTGCGCCGCCGCCTCGACCGCGCACGCGAGCTGCTGGAGACCTCGGAGTTGCCCGTCGACGCCGTCGCGCAGGAGTCGGGCCTCGGCACCGGCGCGAGCCTGCGCGCCCACCTGCGGCGCGACACCGGCATGACGCCGCTCGGCTACCGCCGCGCGTTCCGCGAGCCCCGGGGCGCGTGA
- a CDS encoding CGNR zinc finger domain-containing protein, whose amino-acid sequence MHINPYGEGPVLLAVDLANDPPADLRELVRRCDAHDMLVETVGPTDFAGCRTLIAEWLTVVGATDVAARVERLNALLAAHASHPRVTDHAGTGWHIHYRESGASLTGQLAVLILTGTALHLTTRGMNRLGRCASSDCDLVFADVSRNGRQRYCSPRCGSREAVRRYRAS is encoded by the coding sequence GTGCATATCAACCCTTACGGCGAGGGGCCGGTGCTGCTCGCCGTCGACTTGGCGAACGATCCGCCCGCAGACCTGCGGGAGCTGGTTCGACGGTGCGATGCGCACGACATGCTCGTCGAGACGGTCGGACCCACGGATTTCGCCGGATGCCGCACCCTGATCGCCGAGTGGCTCACGGTGGTGGGCGCCACCGACGTCGCCGCGCGGGTCGAGCGGCTCAACGCGCTCCTCGCCGCGCACGCCTCCCATCCGCGCGTCACCGACCACGCCGGCACGGGCTGGCACATCCACTACCGCGAGTCCGGAGCGAGCCTGACCGGCCAGCTCGCCGTACTGATCCTCACCGGGACGGCGCTGCACCTGACGACGCGCGGGATGAACCGGCTGGGCCGCTGCGCCTCGTCGGACTGCGACCTCGTCTTCGCGGACGTCTCGCGCAACGGCCGGCAGCGCTACTGCTCGCCGCGGTGCGGCAGCCGGGAGGCTGTGCGCCGCTATCGCGCGAGCTGA